In Fusarium falciforme chromosome 9, complete sequence, the sequence CGAGTATATCAAGAGCCAGCTGGCTGAGCATCGGGAATTGCCCCTAGCAAGCCATCCACCACTCGATTAGATCCTCAGTTTCTTGCGATTCTAGCCGCAGATACCGCTTGAGTTCACTGCCCATCACTATTATTTTTGCTATCCTGCCTTTCACccattacttaaatatactatctttatatattttccgTGGCATGCATAGGGACGCCATAGTCTCCGCAATTGTCTCCCACTACTTATCTATTGGCTGACTATAGCGATACTTATTAGAGAAGTGGCATGCATAAtgatattatataggtagtTACCTCAAGGGAAGATATTACCCTATGATACCTTAATTATCAGAATAGTGTTATAGATCTATTACAAGATTAGCAGGTCTAGtatcttagccttattatgACGATCGTGTAGGTCCTAAGGGGGGGTAAACCGGTCGCActggtttatgttggcagaggGAATGCTGGTGTTGTTCTTGAACGGGATATAAGTCACGTCTGGTAATGTGCTCAAGGTATTGAGTGtaaccaagttgtattgatagctgaggtagctactacATAAGGAAGTGCTAATGAGCGTGTACTATATACTTCGGTGTTGGGCTGGATCGCGATGCGCTCCCAGTGATCCAACCGTGATTGGTCGGCCTAGGACCCGCTTATGTCACGTGCTGGCGACCTTTCTTGAGGCCGTGACACTTATACCCTTAGATATAAAGACACGAAGGAGAATTAAGAATAAggaagataaatataagaaaccttattaatatacttaagatcTATTAGATAGCGCGCCCTCACTAGGTCActgataataaaagataatattaggataatcttaagtatttattaggtTCCTTTTATGTATCctccttattttttattctctCTCGTTATCTTTGTATCTAAGGGTGCAAGGCTAAGATACTAGACCTGCTGATCTTGTAATAGATCTATAACGCTGTTCTGATAATTAAGGTATCATAGGGTGATATTTTCCCTTGAGGTGGCTGTCTGTGTAATATCATTATGCATGCCACTTCTCCAATAGGTAGAGGCccgagagaaagaagagcgGCAGTAGGACTTGAGGTGTCGGAAAGCACGTGTGGCACCAAGATGACTACAATTGtgttgttgttcttgttgagTTCAATCCGACTGTCTGAGGTCATCGCCACTTATGAGATACGCAGCTCCCCTCCTTCTTGCCTAATTGGGCCAATTTCCTTCTTCGGGTTCCACGTGAGCTTGTTGCGTACAGGGCCTAATTCAACATGAGAAGGTTATACCGGTAGTAGTAGGCTGACTTCGTAAGCTTCGTGATGATAGTAGACTGCGCCTTCGTGGAGGCGCTGCTGTGAAGGcgaaaagagaaagaacCGCCGCAGAAGCCGCCGTGATGGCTTTAAAAGAAGCTGACCGCCGCAGGCTGTTAGCTTCGGGGCTAGGCTACGATAATATGTTGCCACAGCCAGTAAAAGGCTCCGCGGGGATCTTTTTTTCCAGCCCGGGTAACGCGGTAAGTGCCCTGCTTGTCTTGCCTCTCCCTGACTTGTCAGTTGTACGGGAGAGTAAGCCTCGTCTCGGGGAAGCTTATTTATGCTTCGGCTTCGGAACCCGAGTAGCCAGTCAACGGGCTGGTGGCTCTCATTCGTGACGTTAGTCCGCAGAACGGCCCAGCAGGGAGGCCCATGCAGCTGAACGAGAACCATGGGGGACTGATTGGAGAAGTTGGAGGGATGCGGCTAGGCTGCGGAGATTCCGTGAGGGGGATGAGGGATGGTGCGGAGGCAAGGGCCAACAGGTTACGCCACACTAGAGGGCAGGGATCGGTATCTGATTCCGAGGTCCTGCTGTTGTTTAGTAGGATCAGCACGGTCTTGAATCAGAGGCAAGGAGGAAGTGGACCGTACGTAGATAAGGATTCTGATATCAGATATGGCTCCTCGACTTCGGGACTTGCTCGGAGAGCCCCCAAAACGCGTAGAATCTAGAGAAGTCAGTGGCGTCCCCGTCGAGGTTTTCTGTGGCGAGCTGTAACAGCGTCGTTGGCCTGCAAGGTATTTCCCGCAGAGGCTTCTTCCCTTGCATGGGTGCCATCACATGTAACCCGCCAAGACCTGCTCTCGGAGAAGACCTTCAGCTCGGCCTCCCCCAACCTCCCCGGATTCCCATAGCGCCGGGCTAACGAGCTCTAATGGCTGGAGGCTAGGCCGGAAGGGGGCATGATTGCCTGACCATGTGGCGATGGGATGGCTCGAGGTTTTGGAGTCGAGCGAGGTGGTACGTATAGCCCTCCAGActcttcttccccagacTCTTTGCTTTGTCGGTTCCGCCGAGGGACTGGGGTTCTGTGGAGAAAAGACGACTGTCAGACTTGAAGGTCATGGAGATGCTGATGCACCGGCTCGCCGGATCGTTCAAGGCCTGGAACCTTGGCAAAGTGTCCGGCAGGCGTTTCCCCATCCATCGCTAGTAGCGCGGGGGATGGCTATCTGTTGGAGGGGGAGGTGTAATCATGGGCTCGAGATAAGCAGGGTTCAGGTCCAACGCCAATTGAGTGCGACGCAACCCAGGATTTTGGAGTTTGCTATCTCTGAGCTTGGTCTATTTAATGGCCTTGTATTCCTGTCtatcctttctttttcccgCCTCTCTTTTCCCTGTCCTCACAGCTCCCTCTCCCATTGTCTTTTCCTCCCTTCCTCCTTCAGCTATCCACTCGCAGCCATGAACGTagacgaggagaagcacCCTAAGGCCGACTTTGCCGACGCCGGCAGCCTCCAGCATGGCGACGTCGGCAACATGGGCCACCTCCACCGGCGCCTCAACAACCGCCAGATCCAGCTCATCGCCGCCGGCGGCTCCATCGGGACGgctctcttcatctccatcggAGGCGGCCTCGCCAAGGGCGGCCCCGGCAGCCTCCTGATCGCCTACACCCTCTACTcgctcgtcctcgccctcgtcaacAACTCGATCGCCGAGATGAATACCTACATGCCCGTCGCCGGTGGATTCGTCCGCCTAGCTGGATACTGGGTCGATGATGCACTAGGCTTCCTCGCCGGCTGGAACTTCTTCCTCTACGAGGCACTGATTATCCCCTTTGAGATCACCGCCCTGACCTTTGTTATCTCCTTCTGGAACGACACCGTGACAAACCCTGGACCTACGGCTGGGGTTTGCGCTGCCGTCATTGTCTGCTATGGGTAAGCTCTTGCTCATGCTCCGTGCCCGCTAGTTGCATCTCGTTACTGACAATCCAACGCCAGACTTCTCAACGTCCTCGCGGTCCGCTTCTACGGCGAGGCTGAATTCTGGCTCTCGGGAGGTaaactcatcctcatctttatCCTCTTTACCTTTACCTTTGTCACAATGTGCGGAGGCAACCCACAGCATGATGCTTGTAAGTGCAGACATCTCTCTATTCTGTTGACCATTGCTGACCACCATGTAGACGGCTTCAAGCATTTCTCAAACCCCGGGTCATTTGCTATATACCTCAGCGGAGGTGATAAAGGCCGGTTTGAAGGcttcctcgccgccctcTGGAGTGCCTCCTTCACCATCGTCGGACCCGAGTACATCTCGATGGTCTCTGCCGAGGCCCAGCGCCCTACCTACTATATCAAGTCGGCCTTCAAGACCGTCTACTACCGattctgcatcttctttattattGGTGCCCTGGCCGTCGGCATCGTGTGCGCCTACAACGACCCTGCTCTCGTCGAGATCTACTTTGGAAGCGGTAGCTCTGGCAGTGCGGCTGCGTCTCCCTATGTCATTGCCATGACCAACCTTGGCGTCAAGGGCCTGCCTCACCTCGTCAACTTTTTGATCCtcacctccatcttctctgcCGGAAATACCTATACCTACTGTGCTACTAGAGCCCTCTACTCGTTGGCTCTTGAAGGCCGTGCCCCTCGATTCCTCCGATACTGCAACAAGGCCGGCGTCCCCGTCTACTGCTTCTGTGTCGTCATGTGCTTTCCCTTCCTCTCGTTCCTCCAGGTCGCCAACGGCTCTGCCAAGGTTCTGGGCTGGCTCATCAGCATCGTCACCGGTGGTGGTCTGATTACCTTCATGGTCATGTCCATCACCTATATCAACTACCACAAGGCTTGCATTGCCCAGGGCGTCGACCGAAAGACGGAGCGTCCCTACTACGGATACTTCCAGCCTTACGGAGCCTACATCGCCCTGGTCATCCAGTTTATCATCGTTCTTACGTACGGATACTACGCCTTCCGACCAAAGTTTGATGTAGAGGTCTTTTTCCAGAACTACTCGATGCAGATCCTTGCTGTTCTTCTCTTTGGCGGGTGGAAGCTCTTTAAGCGCACCCGCTATATCCGGCCCCACGAGGTCGACCTGGTCTGGGAGCGACCCCAGATCGAGGCCTACGAGAACTCCTTTACCGAGCCCCCGGTAGGCTTCTGGACCGAGATGGCCCAGCTGGTGGGTTTCCGAAGGAATAAGAAGACTTCGGCTGAGGCTTAAGCCGGGGCCAAAGTTGTTTCCACCATGTACATATTCTTTAGCTCCAACACTTGAGAGACTGGACAGAGCGGACCAGTCATAGCCACGCTAGATTCTTGCCAATATTACTGTTGATACCATCAAATTTGTCCCTTTTGCCTGTTACATTAAATTCTAGCTCGCACCATCTAAGAGAAACCCATCTCAGCAGCCATGCTTCACTTTTCATATATTCTACACCCCGTGATATGCCTTGTGCACGAAGCTATTAGATTAGTTAAAATTATCCTTTTTAAGTTTCGTAGTTAATACGCTAGCCTATTCTAGACTTATTGCTTAAAACCTCTAGCTAACTAGaatttagtaattatatattaactttatttaatttttatagttatatactaGCCTAATTAGGATTTCATAGTTAACTTAGGGGTAAGcctatcttattaagctataaaaactttaagatagtctaagttaattattataacatACATAATAAGCTTGTGCACCATCCAAGTATGTGTACTAAAAATCTCTTACcttctattattactttttaatcaATTGATTCTTAACCAAAAATTATGCCTTAATCTTATTCTAAATATCAAATGCTTTTTGCACTTTAAGCCCTCTAAAATAATCCAAAATTAGGTCTCTGAGGCACTGCTAGGCTATACTAAGTTAACTACTGGGCCTTACGTCGCCGTCAGAATGGCATTCAATTAAGACGCGATTAAATCCTAAAGTTACATcgattatctaatctagaggaatagattatagtTTAATTCATTCTTGATCTAGATTTGCGAGGATTTTCTCCCCGACTACGtgctattaaagaaatagctaaccAATTGCTCGCTAACCGCGATGCACCACCTGTCGGCAAGTACTAGGCTTATAACTTCGTTACgtaatattaagagcttaagatgtgttttttttataaatataactactagagagctaaatataaagatctaacTATTATCTGCGATTAGTTTTAGCTCGTAGTAAACATAATCGCGAAGTAtagtatctaattaaataatatctataatattaataagactagctttataataggtataatttaGAACggaatagttattataggcatagataagcataaaaagctaaaatcagtatagcctagaaaccgggaatagattatagttatttaagtaattaatgcGAAAGGCTAGCTAATCCCGctgtttattattagtataggctaatattaccttaccAACTAGTATTAAGAAAGTAACCTCCCGGGCGATTAGGCTATTacaataacctaaaatagctagactaataatGAGACTagtcttaagtagcttaagcaCTTTAACtagtatataactaattgattaattagttcttattatctcttaatccttaatagccataaaagttattacttaattaaatttaagagatattactaggataataagattatctagctttatatacctCCCTATTTATCTTACTTActttagccccttaatattaggtacttTAGTATGCTTAAGAATACTTATGGCCGAGAAATAGAGTATCTAATCAGATGCTTTATTACCCATGTTtcaaagactaagttcttctTAGCCTTCTACGCCGCATTTTAGGCCACTATAATAGAAAAGAATATCAAATTAGCCTTTAGAGGGGCTAGGCTTAttcttcttaacctagaaagtattatcttaaagcttaatatgtAGCTATGGACTCCAATGCctaccgaggaggaggctaaACCGTTGACCCCTTGGGTCTTAAAGACCCCaaagactatacttaaggctcAATCTTAGTcaaaataccttaagagaCGAGTTAGAAGGCATAAAAGTAACTCCCCAGAGTTAATTCTAGAAGCTATAtggttttcttttaaaggaataaaaataattatgtATAAGGTTGCCTTATTAAAGGCTAGGGTTAAAGACCTAgaataggtaaataagatactaagctAGCGCTGGAGGGTAAAAAGGATTAgattatagaaaagaggggtaataaCGGTAGAGAAAggaaggtaagtaattaatcagatggatattaatatataggtagtGGCTAAATCGTTAAGGAGTGGTGGCCTAGGGAGGTTAGCGCGATTAAGTATTTGGCATTATGGTGTCTGCGGCAAGCctggttataatataagaatgtGTTAGGTAGtgattaagatatctagggaagagtATAATGAGTagtatagattaattaaatgGTTTATAGTGTTTTTATTGCGATTTTAATCATGAGGTTAGGAAAAGTACGGCGCATACTTGCCTGCAGCGCATGCTTATCATGTatgttataattattattatactttataaattaagaagttttattattagctataataactaaacctatacttattaaccttattgcttaataattattaaaaaaataatcttaatataaacttgccactaaagtataaaacttataaatatatatattaatattaatattaattaatttataaatatttattttatattttattttatttttaacttattataattattataagagctattttattaattattaattaatatttattttacttattaatatatttatattatataagcgctaaagaatttcttatattaaattaattattagttattagctaatataagctataattattagggataCTAGAAATAGGTAAACTGGAGTTTATTAGTTACccctattataatttattagctgCCCTCTGTTATGCTAGCGCCCTTTTATTTCCTACCTAAATGAGTTCGTTAGTTGCTAAATGACGCGAGGGATTTTATTAGGGCTAGGACATAAAGGGCATAGCTTAAATAGGGGTAAACTACCTGAAAATAACCCCAAATCTAAGGGTTaagttaatatcttattaattaaagtatattataggtattatattaattagaataacCTAACTAAATACTCttttatcttcttattaacttttagGCTCTTGCGGTAATAGGAATCTAATTTTTTAGGACACCTGGGGTTAATAGGGTATAGAACCTGGGCTTCATAGGTGAGCTGCTAGCGCCTCGCTAAATCCCcatataaaaaaaccttaggTTGGCCAACCCCCGATTACAATATATGGTAGGTATCTCTCCAGAGCAACACCACACTGTAGAGTAACACATACATAAATAGTCGACCTAACCCGCAATCTCGCCTTCGTCGTCGAACTTATAGGAGCTGAATCTCTTTGCAGGTAGTTTCTTCTCAAACATGAGATCCAACTCCTCGTAGCTCCGACCTCTGGTGTTGGGAACGTCAAAATATAAAATGACGAGGTAAACAGCAGACATTCCAAAAAATATCCAGCCAATATTTCCGCCCATAtctgcttcatcttgatTAAACATGTAGGGCAAGACAATTGTCCAAACTGTAGAGACGATGGAGGAAAAAGCTTGACCTACTGCCAGAGACTTGGATCGGAGCTTGATTGATGACACCTCTCCAGCCACAGCCATGGATGCCCCGACTGTGGGACCATAAGAGATGCTGGGAAAGGCAACTGCAACGCCAATGACAGTAAGCGTGGTCGATGTACGAGCCATGGTACCTGCAATACCCATGGCCAAGTAGAAGGCCAAGCAGACACCGACCCCGGAGAACATAAGAGTCCGGTGACTGAACTTTGTCATGGCGACAACATTCAAGACAGCTGAGACAACACCAAGGCTAACAGCGACTTGAAGGATCTTGACAATCAGATTGTTGTCCATGCCGGTCTGAGAGAGGAAATATGGTGCGTTGGAGGATAGCACGGCTCCAGCAACCTGAGGCATGTACATGCATATGAGGAGAATGCGGGAACGGCGCAAATTCGTACCGCGGAATAGCTCAAGGTAGGATGTTTTCTCAGCCGCAAGCCGACGTTCGGTTTCGATCGAATGCTGGATTTGTACAAGTTGGGGCTCGATTTCTTGGCCAGCCGGGGACAAGCGCTCAAGAGCACGGCGAGCTTCTTCGTGTCGGTTCTTGGACGTCAGCCAGTAAGGCGATTCGGGCATGAAAGGCAACCCTAGTGCTAGCAAGCCTGGAAAACACCAGGCAACGGCAAAGACGACACGGAATGCAGAGTCATTCATGATCGACACTCGACTAAAGGTGACGGAAATAGCAAGCAAAAGTCCGAGGTTCTGTGAAAGTGTTAGCAGCGACAAGGACGAGTCGGCGGCAAAGACAATACTTACCAGCATAATCGCGTATGTTGATAAGGCAATTCCTCGCATTGGTAATGGTGCAACCTCCGATACCCAAGTCTGTGTGCCGGCGAGGATCAAGCCCATGGCATAACCAGAGACGATCTTACCACCGAGAAACTCGGGGGGAGTATTTGAAGTAAAGACCAGAGAAATGCCAGCAACAGCGATCAAGATCGAGGCCAGGAAGACGGACCGCCGACCGAACCGATCCTGACAAAAACCGGCCGACATGGAACCGAGCATAGTTGTAACATTGTACATGGCGCTCCAGAGCGACTGCCAGTAGGCAGGAATGATAAGTGTGCCATTGACTGGGGTGGCAAATCGCATCCTGCAAAGAAATTGGTAAACATATGAGGCGGCAGGGGATGGTATCGCTATGGAGGGAACTACTCACTGGAAGGCGGGCATAGCCAGACAAACTGACATTGCTAGATTCTCATATCCAACCATGAGAGGGCCGACTGGGCCGATGATCAGCACTTGAACGCAGAAAGGAATAAGCAGGACTGACTGTTGGCCCAAAGCGTCCACATGACAATCTTAGGATTAGCCTTGAGGCATTGCCAAGTTGTCAGTGAGTCTTGTTCAATTACGACATGCTCGTCATGGACTGCCCCCGGCTTCACGGCTGTGATCTCGTCCTTGCTGTCCGACATATTCGGAAATTGTCCTGCGACGAAAGAGGCTGATCTCGCTGCTTCAACTTGAATGGCAAATAACAATGATATGAATCGACTTGATGTCTTTGAAACTGGGATAATATGAGAGGAAGGGTTTGTGAGCAAAACCTCGAACCTGTTTTAAGCATCGACAAAGAGTCATGGAACCCCTTACCTGGATGGGTGATGGTTCACTAGTGCTCGGGATTTCCGACTTCCCCACacgctctctctctcccgtGGGGATAGATGCAGGGGTGGGATGTTCAGATATTGAGCTCGGTGCTTGCTACCCCGAGTCAGCGATAGATGTATCCGACTCGGCATTTCCGGACCCCGCTTCACCCCTGCTCCCTCGGCTCAGCTTTGCGCCGAGCAGTTTATTGAATATAATTCAGGCTAAATCTTGCTTTCCCATGATGATACTCAATGTTTCTGATCACATTATTTGCTCTCATTTGCCATCATACCAGCCACAATCCATCA encodes:
- a CDS encoding AA-permease domain-containing protein gives rise to the protein MNVDEEKHPKADFADAGSLQHGDVGNMGHLHRRLNNRQIQLIAAGGSIGTALFISIGGGLAKGGPGSLLIAYTLYSLVLALVNNSIAEMNTYMPVAGGFVRLAGYWVDDALGFLAGWNFFLYEALIIPFEITALTFVISFWNDTVTNPGPTAGVCAAVIVCYGLLNVLAVRFYGEAEFWLSGGKLILIFILFTFTFVTMCGGNPQHDAYGFKHFSNPGSFAIYLSGGDKGRFEGFLAALWSASFTIVGPEYISMVSAEAQRPTYYIKSAFKTVYYRFCIFFIIGALAVGIVCAYNDPALVEIYFGSGSSGSAAASPYVIAMTNLGVKGLPHLVNFLILTSIFSAGNTYTYCATRALYSLALEGRAPRFLRYCNKAGVPVYCFCVVMCFPFLSFLQVANGSAKVLGWLISIVTGGGLITFMVMSITYINYHKACIAQGVDRKTERPYYGYFQPYGAYIALVIQFIIVLTYGYYAFRPKFDVEVFFQNYSMQILAVLLFGGWKLFKRTRYIRPHEVDLVWERPQIEAYENSFTEPPVGFWTEMAQLVGFRRNKKTSAEA
- a CDS encoding Maltose permease; its protein translation is MSDSKDEITAVKPGAVHDEHVVIEQDSLTTWQCLKANPKIVMWTLWANIGPLMVGYENLAMSVCLAMPAFQMRFATPVNGTLIIPAYWQSLWSAMYNVTTMLGSMSAGFCQDRFGRRSVFLASILIAVAGISLVFTSNTPPEFLGGKIVSGYAMGLILAGTQTWVSEVAPLPMRGIALSTYAIMLNLGLLLAISVTFSRVSIMNDSAFRVVFAVAWCFPGLLALGLPFMPESPYWLTSKNRHEEARRALERLSPAGQEIEPQLVQIQHSIETERRLAAEKTSYLELFRGTNLRRSRILLICMYMPQVAGAVLSSNAPYFLSQTGMDNNLIVKILQVAVSLGVVSAVLNVVAMTKFSHRTLMFSGVGVCLAFYLAMGIAGTMARTSTTLTVIGVAVAFPSISYGPTVGASMAVAGEVSSIKLRSKSLAVGQAFSSIVSTVWTIVLPYMFNQDEADMGGNIGWIFFGMSAVYLVILYFDVPNTRGRSYEELDLMFEKKLPAKRFSSYKFDDEGEIAG